The following coding sequences are from one Xiphophorus couchianus chromosome 7, X_couchianus-1.0, whole genome shotgun sequence window:
- the nags gene encoding LOW QUALITY PROTEIN: N-acetylglutamate synthase, mitochondrial (The sequence of the model RefSeq protein was modified relative to this genomic sequence to represent the inferred CDS: inserted 1 base in 1 codon), with the protein MRNADTAAGCVLNGPAVSVHTXTPCCTAKASGSVPALHMSKINSGSTGCRAVVMAGKYLSGPGRCSAVLAGTSGRQRGQMCADQRRTGSSTAARMGGRTAAAGQQESPGYFSAADRHALANRNLIYRDVKAFLSEVGGDPREARYWLAQFQRANLSQSPAFAVLEVDDLVFQSRETVQSLAFGLSFLQRMDMKLVVVMGCSYNQESGSWCTRGLVERCQQLTEALQLHSATVLPFFSAESFLQLHEAPQGSSAPHSISVDISLLQWSLDCGTIPLVCPVGRDGRGCSLVLDPTEVTAAISRALQPLKVMFLNNSGGLRGEKHKVLDTVSLPTDLPGLSAAEWLGQVERRRLTTIARLLNQLPTESSAVITSADTLLTELFSHRGSGTLFKNGDPIHRYTSLDEIDVERLLTLINKSFDKTLRRDYVEALKGRMHCVYLSEGYSAAAIITMEPVNGGTPYLDKFVVSSSKQGQGTSHILWECIRQDLGKLFWRSKATNRINPWYFKHCDGSFVSGVWTVFWFGLTDIRDSYALLEHAKSLSDSFQSCCLTSTQQPPASPPAAAAAS; encoded by the exons ATGAGAAATGCCGACACAGCAGCAGGCTGCGTGCTGAATGGACCAGCTGTCAGTGTCCACA GCACACCCTGCTGCACAGCAAAGGCCTCCGGGTCGGTCCCAGCTCTCCACATGTCCAAAATCAACAGCGGTTCCACTGGCTGTCGGGCCGTGGTGATGGCTGGGAAGTACCTGTCCGGTCCGGGCCGATGTTCTGCGGTGCTCGCCGGGACCTCAGGCCGGCAGCGGGGGCAGATGTGTGCCGATCAGCGCCGTACGGGGAGCTCCACCGCAGCCCGCATGGGAGGGCGAACCGCGGCCGCGGGTCAGCAAGAAAGTCCCGGGTATTTCTCCGCCGCTGACCGACATGCGCTGGCGAACCGGAACTTAATTTACCGGGACGTGAAGGCTTTCCTCAGCGAGGTCGGTGGGGATCCTCGCGAGGCTCGGTACTGGCTGGCCCAGTTCCAGAGAGCGAACTTATCTCAGTCGCCTGCTTTTGCTGTGCTGGAG GTGGACGACTTGGTATTCCAAAGCAGGGAGACGGTACAGAGCCTGGCCTTTGGCCTGTCGTTCCTGCAGCGGATGGACATGAAGCTCGTGGTGGTGATGGGCTGCTCCTATAACCAGGAATCAGGGTCTTGGTGCACCAGAGGGCTGGTGGAGCGGTGCCAGCAGCTCACTGAAGCTCTACAGCTACACTCAGCAACTGTCCTACCATTCTTCTCTGCAGAGTCCTTCCTGCAGCTGCATGAGGCACCACAAGGCAGCAG TGCTCCACACTCCATTTCTGTGGACATCAGCCTCCTCCAGTGGAGTCTGGACTGTGGGACCATCCCGCTGGTCTGCCCAGTTGGGAGGGACGGACGAGGATGCTCGTTGGTGCTGGACCCAACGGAGGTCACGGCAGCCATTTCCCGAGCCCTGCAGCCCCTTAAAGTCATGTTTCTGAACAACTCAGGAGGCCTGCGGGGCGAAAAACACAAG GTACTGGACACGGTGTCACTGCCCACTGACCTGCCTGGTCTGTCTGCAGCGGAGTGGCTGGGCCAAGTGGAGCGCCGCAGGCTGACCACCATCGCCAGACTGCTAAATCAGCTGCCAACGGAGTCCTCAGCTGTGATCACCTCTGCAGACACTCTGCTGACTGAGCTCTTCAGCCACCGGG GTTCTGGGACCCTTTTCAAAAACGGCGACCCCATACACAG GTACACCTCTCTGGATGAGATCGACGTGGAGCGTCTGCTGACTCTCATCAACAAGTCGTTTGATAAAACTCTGAGGCGGGATTACGTGGAGGCTTTGAAGGGACGGATGCACTGCGTCTACCTCTCTGAAGG CTACAGTGCAGCGGCCATCATCACGATGGAGCCCGTCAACGGTGGGACCCCCTACCTGGACAAGTTTGTGGTGAGCAGCAGTAAGCAGGGGCAGGGCACCAGCCACATCCTGTGGGAGTGCATCCGACAGGATCTGGGCAAGCTGTTCTGGAGGTCAAAGGCCACCAACAGGATCAACCCGTG GTACTTTAAGCACTGTGACGGCAGCTTTGTAAGCGGAGTGTGGACCGTCTTCTGGTTTGGCCTGACGGACATCAGAGACTCATACGCGCTGCTGGAGCACGCCAAGAGCCTCTCCGACTCATTCCAAAGCTGCTGCCTCACCTCCACCCAGCAGCCTCCTgcctctcctcctgctgctgctgctgcttcctga